The following are from one region of the Coffea eugenioides isolate CCC68of chromosome 2, Ceug_1.0, whole genome shotgun sequence genome:
- the LOC113762584 gene encoding rust resistance kinase Lr10-like produces the protein MYENIEDFLQSPNNLMPVRYAYSDIRKMTNNFKDKLGEGGYGTVFKGKLRSGPLVAVKMLGKSKANGQEFISEVATIGRIHHANVVKLIGFCFEGSKRALVYEFMPNGSLEKYIFRKETETASLSCEKLFDIALGIAKGIDYLHRGCEMQILHFDIKPHNILLDEHFAPKLSDFGLAKLYPTENSIVSLTAARGTLGYMAPELYYKNIGGVSYKADVYSFGMLLLEMAGKRKNLNPLVDQRSQIYFPSWVYDQLSKGNSIEMGDASEDERKMLKKMILVALWCIQMKPINRPSMNKVTEMLEGDGELLETPPKPFQNPDEMPAPEAEDGGNDAEETTDFPQLQLDRVDSSDMSMDRD, from the coding sequence ATGTATGAAAACATTGAAGACTTCTTACAGAGTCCAAACAATCTCATGCCAGTTAGGTACGCATACTCAGACATAAGAAAGATGACCAATAATTTCAAAGACAAATTGGGTGAAGGAGGCTATGGgactgttttcaaaggaaagcTTCGGAGTGGTCCACTGGTAGCGGTAAAAATGCTGGGCAAATCCAAGGCCAACGGGCAGGAGTTTATCAGCGAAGTCGCTACCATAGGGAGGATTCACCATGCTAATGTGGTAAAACTGATCGGCTTCTGCTTTGAAGGCTCCAAAAGGGCTCTTGTCTATGAATTCATGCCTAATGGATCTCTTGAGAAATATATCTTCCGAAAAGAAACAGAGACAGCATCCCTGAGTTGTGAAAAGCTGTTCGACATTGCTCTTGGGATTGCTAAAGGAATTGATTATTTACATCGCGGCTGTGAGATGCAAATTTTGCATTTTGATATCAAGCCTCACAACATTCTTCTAGATGAGCATTTTGCTCCTAAACTTTCTGACTTTGGACTTGCAAAATTGTATCCAACAGAGAATAGTATTGTGTCCCTGACAGCTGCAAGAGGTACGTTGGGATACATGGCCCCAGAGTTGTACTACAAAAATATTGGAGGAGTCTCGTACAAAGCAGACGTATACAGCTTTGGAATGCTGCTGCTGGAAATGGctgggaaaaggaaaaatctgaaCCCTTTAGTGGACCAGAGGAGCCAGATATACTTCCCTTCATGGGTTTATGATCAGCTGAGCAAAGGAAACAGTATTGAGATGGGAGATGCCTCAGAAGATGAAAGAAAGATGTTGAAGAAGATGATCCTGGTAGCATTGTGGTGCATACAGATGAAGCCAATCAATCGCCCTTCTATGAACAAAGTCACAGAAATGCTTGAAGGAGATGGTGAACTCTTAGAAACGCCTCCTAAGCCATTCCAAAATCCAGACGAAATGCCTGCACCTGAGGCTGAGGATGGTGGAAATGATGCAGAAGAGACCACTGATTTCCCACAGCTACAACTAGATCGTGTAGATTCAAGTGATATGAGTATGGATCGAGATTAA
- the LOC113759578 gene encoding uncharacterized protein LOC113759578 produces the protein MSQDKLSIPSLLVLVLVSVGLAASCEATNNHHCNPSSCGDIRNISYPFRLKEDPIHCGDPSYELACENNRSIVNLFLQKYYVQEIIYDQYLMRVVDPGLAKANCSSFPINTLEYDELHMADNPQDKYPLYGIFETNIPVLFISCPAPVRSPFFSDIMAFCRNHMSSNFSSPTNNYSYLLVGDHKVSVLNDSCAVNMAAWVTEDFGGRKAYNSLAGLYDALAYGFLLDWQGIYCQQCSSGFCDRDVNDSIRCSPKYLQCELLHPSTFRPTFECTLTKP, from the coding sequence ATGTCACAAGACAAGCTATCCATACCATCTCTACTTGTTCTAGTATTAGTCTCGGTAGGGTTGGCAGCCAGCTGCGAAGCCACCAACAATCACCACTGCAACCCTTCCTCTTGCGGTGATATCCGAAATATTAGCTACCCTTTTCGACTGAAAGAAGATCCCATCCATTGCGGTGACCCCAGCTACGAGCTTGCCTGTGAGAACAATCGCAGCATTGTCAACTTGTTTTTACAAAAGTACTACGTGCAGGAAATTATCTATGATCAGTACTTGATGCGGGTAGTTGATCCAGGCCTAGCTAAGGCCAATTGTTCTTCTTTTCCAATTAACACTCTGGAATATGATGAGCTACATATGGCTGATAACCCACAGGATAAATATCCTTTATATGGAATCTTCGAGACAAATATTCCtgtattatttatttcttgcCCTGCTCCCGTGAGATCTCCTTTCTTTTCAGATATCATGGCATTCTGCAGAAATCATATGTCTTCCAACTTTTCATCACCAACGAATAACTATTCTTACCTTTTAGTTGGAGACCATAAAGTATCTGTACTGAATGATTCCTGTGCTGTCAACATGGCTGCTTGGGTCACAGAGGACTTTGGTGGAAGAAAAGCTTATAATTCTCTTGCGGGTCTTTATGATGCTCTTGCCTATGGATTTTTGCTTGATTGGCAGGGCATCTATTGCCAACAGTGCAGCAGTGGTTTTTGTGATCGTGACGTGAATGATTCTATCCGTTGCTCACCTAAATATTTGCAGTGCGAGCTCCTTCACCCAAGTACATTCAGGCCCACGTTCGAATGTACGCTTACCAAGCCTTAA